In one bacterium genomic region, the following are encoded:
- a CDS encoding Re/Si-specific NAD(P)(+) transhydrogenase subunit alpha, whose protein sequence is MIIGVPTERAPGDRRVALVPDTTAQLVKKGLEVIVQAGAGTDAEYPDTLFIQKGAKVLASREEVFYKADVLLQTGMFAAAPTVREADIALLRKGQAVIGLMNPLGNPGLMKEIAGRGATTFALELLPRITRAQSMDVLSSMAMCAGYKAVLLAAEALPRFLPMFMTAAGTVTPARVFIIGAGVAGLQAIATAKRLGAVVHAYDIRPAVKEEVQSLGAKFVELELETEESADSGGYAKAMGEEFYARQRELMHSVIAKSDIVITTAAVPGKKAPVLVTKAMVEAMPPGSVIVDLAAEQGGNCELTEPGETVLHDRVSILGPLNLPSSVAYHASQMYSKNITTFLLSMVKDGKLELNMEDEIIRETLVTRNGDVVNTRVRELLN, encoded by the coding sequence ATGATCATTGGAGTCCCCACCGAACGCGCACCGGGTGACCGCCGCGTGGCTCTTGTCCCCGATACGACCGCCCAGCTTGTGAAAAAGGGCTTGGAGGTGATTGTGCAGGCGGGGGCGGGCACAGACGCCGAATACCCGGACACGCTCTTCATTCAAAAGGGCGCTAAAGTGCTGGCCAGTCGCGAGGAGGTGTTCTACAAGGCCGATGTTCTCTTGCAGACCGGAATGTTTGCGGCAGCGCCCACGGTTCGCGAGGCCGACATCGCTCTCCTGCGCAAGGGGCAGGCTGTAATCGGGCTGATGAACCCGCTGGGTAATCCCGGCCTGATGAAGGAGATTGCTGGTCGTGGTGCAACGACCTTTGCTCTGGAACTCTTGCCGCGAATTACGAGAGCGCAGAGCATGGATGTGCTATCCTCGATGGCCATGTGTGCGGGCTACAAAGCCGTGCTGCTGGCGGCGGAGGCGTTGCCACGCTTTCTCCCGATGTTCATGACGGCGGCGGGAACGGTCACTCCGGCGCGTGTGTTCATAATCGGCGCGGGCGTGGCCGGATTGCAGGCCATTGCCACCGCCAAGCGGTTGGGAGCGGTGGTTCATGCCTATGACATTCGTCCGGCAGTGAAGGAAGAGGTTCAGAGTCTCGGCGCCAAGTTCGTCGAACTGGAGCTGGAGACCGAAGAATCGGCGGATTCCGGCGGCTACGCGAAAGCGATGGGGGAAGAGTTCTATGCGAGGCAGCGGGAACTCATGCACAGCGTTATTGCCAAGAGCGACATTGTCATCACCACCGCTGCCGTTCCGGGCAAGAAGGCTCCCGTTCTGGTCACTAAAGCGATGGTGGAAGCGATGCCGCCGGGATCGGTGATCGTGGATCTGGCCGCCGAACAGGGCGGCAACTGCGAGCTAACCGAACCGGGCGAGACGGTCCTGCACGATCGCGTGAGCATCCTCGGACCGCTGAATCTCCCTTCGTCGGTTGCCTATCACGCAAGCCAGATGTACTCCAAGAACATAACGACGTTCCTACTGAGCATGGTTAAGGACGGCAAGCTCGAACTGAACATGGAAGATGAAATCATCCGCGAAACGCTCGTCACGCGCAACGGCGACGTGGTGAACACGCGGGTGCGGGAACTTCTCAATTGA
- a CDS encoding restriction endonuclease, which yields MENTLYYGDNLDILRRYVKDETVDLIYLDPPFKSNQDYNVLFAEQSGARAAAQIMAFEDTWHWDEAASRAFEETILAGGRTADVMMAFRTFLGGNDMMAYLSMMAPRLVELRRVLRPTGSIYLHCDPTASHYLKLLMDAVFGAVNFRNEIVWKRATTVKSNFGQGSKLLGQQTDSILFYSKTDDYLFKQPFKPYTATYVDSMYKHIEPMTGRRYRLVSMIGPGGAAKGNPKYEVMGITRYWRYSREKMNDLISRDLVVQTKPGTVPHRKYYLDEGKGVAVQSLWDDIGNLQASDAERMGYPTQKPEELLERIIEMCSNEGDVVLDPFCGCGTAVAVAQRLNRRWIGIDITHLAITLIKKRLKDQFDAAGVGAHGDAPTGKPRTKTGGVPSETGGVPSETDGTPSETGGTPSAPTYRVIGEPVALDDARELADKDKYQFQWWALGLVDARPVEQKKGADQGIDGRRYFIDGKDRHTEQVIFSVKGGHVSAPQVRDLRGVIEREKAAVGVFITLEEPTKPMKKEAADAGFYHSDWLDTKHPRLQIVTIEELLAGKQLDLPRTAFMPAGDATFKKATKVRKKGPRTEDLDL from the coding sequence TACGTGAAGGATGAGACGGTGGACCTCATCTATCTCGATCCGCCATTTAAAAGCAATCAGGATTACAACGTGCTGTTCGCCGAGCAGTCGGGCGCGCGGGCGGCGGCGCAGATCATGGCCTTCGAGGATACGTGGCATTGGGACGAGGCGGCGTCGCGTGCCTTCGAGGAGACGATCCTCGCGGGCGGCAGGACGGCCGACGTGATGATGGCCTTCCGCACCTTCCTCGGCGGCAACGACATGATGGCTTACCTCTCGATGATGGCTCCCCGCCTCGTCGAGCTGCGCCGCGTCCTAAGGCCCACCGGCTCCATCTATCTCCACTGCGATCCCACCGCCAGCCACTACCTCAAGCTCCTCATGGATGCGGTGTTCGGGGCCGTGAATTTTAGGAATGAGATTGTGTGGAAACGGGCCACAACTGTAAAGAGCAATTTCGGCCAAGGAAGTAAGCTTCTAGGACAGCAAACCGATTCAATTCTATTCTACTCAAAAACCGATGACTATCTTTTTAAGCAACCATTCAAACCTTACACCGCTACCTATGTCGACTCAATGTATAAGCATATCGAGCCCATGACAGGCCGTCGTTACAGACTTGTAAGTATGATTGGGCCTGGTGGAGCAGCAAAAGGGAATCCCAAGTATGAAGTCATGGGCATTACGAGATATTGGCGATATTCGCGAGAAAAAATGAATGACTTAATCTCACGTGATTTAGTTGTGCAGACAAAGCCTGGTACCGTCCCCCATAGAAAATACTACCTTGATGAAGGGAAAGGGGTAGCCGTTCAGTCGCTTTGGGACGATATAGGGAACCTTCAGGCAAGCGATGCTGAACGGATGGGTTATCCTACCCAAAAGCCCGAAGAGCTATTGGAACGTATTATTGAAATGTGCTCCAACGAGGGGGACGTGGTGCTCGATCCGTTTTGCGGCTGCGGCACTGCGGTGGCGGTGGCGCAGAGACTGAACCGCCGCTGGATCGGCATTGACATCACGCACCTCGCGATTACGCTCATCAAGAAGCGGCTGAAGGATCAGTTTGATGCAGCGGGTGTAGGGGCGCATGGCGATGCGCCCACAGGTAAACCACGAACCAAAACGGGCGGAGTACCTTCTGAAACGGGCGGAGTACCTTCCGAAACGGACGGAACGCCTTCTGAAACGGGCGGAACGCCTTCCGCCCCTACATATCGGGTGATTGGGGAACCGGTCGCGCTCGACGACGCGCGCGAACTGGCCGACAAAGATAAATATCAATTCCAGTGGTGGGCGCTTGGTCTGGTGGACGCGCGGCCGGTTGAACAGAAAAAGGGGGCGGATCAGGGCATTGACGGCCGCCGCTATTTCATTGACGGCAAAGATCGCCACACCGAGCAGGTGATCTTCTCCGTGAAGGGCGGACACGTGAGTGCTCCGCAGGTGAGAGATCTACGCGGCGTCATCGAGCGCGAGAAAGCCGCCGTGGGAGTTTTCATCACGCTCGAAGAGCCGACCAAACCGATGAAGAAGGAAGCCGCCGACGCGGGATTCTATCACAGCGACTGGCTGGATACCAAGCATCCGCGTTTGCAGATCGTGACCATCGAGGAGCTTCTCGCAGGTAAGCAGCTTGACTTGCCGCGCACAGCCTTCATGCCCGCCGGGGATGCGACGTTTAAGAAGGCGACGAAAGTCCGCAAAAAAGGCCCGCGCACCGAAGACCTCGATTTGTAG
- a CDS encoding glutamine synthetase family protein, producing the protein MKTTRTNRSAARTKSKDAGQLSGKLAGLLRKSNSAWTIDDLVAVVRDQNIRVVSLMHVGGDGWLKTLDFVPQSAQHLRDILSAGERGDGSSIFAGLGISAGASDIILHARPQTAFLDPFAAEPTLAVLCGHLGRDGKPLPVSPDTVLNLAYERLKHETGVDLHGLGEVEYFVGRLTGDGDTHGTYDRGYHATAPFVFGEKLRRQALSTLADMGVPIKYGHSEVGYIPPDGGDHWIWEQHEVEMQLQPLPRAAESVVLTHWVLRNLAVQHGMRCSFDPIVKPGHAGNGMHFHLALQTGGKYQSVHDSKGQLRAVSKWLIGGLVQYGGVLMAFGNRSRESFVRLMQGKEAPNTVTWGRYNRKALVRLPIVPRDAKGRPVCAETIEYRLPDGSAHPYLLLAGIAQAMIAGKNMVDLDERVAHTAIDATPDVHDDATRVPRTFGEVVEALETHRQVFEAGGVFPTQQIDSVIENLRDTLREVPRSS; encoded by the coding sequence ATGAAAACCACTCGAACCAATCGCTCGGCCGCCCGCACCAAATCCAAGGACGCAGGTCAGCTTTCGGGCAAGCTGGCGGGACTACTCCGCAAATCCAATTCCGCTTGGACCATTGACGATCTGGTGGCCGTCGTACGCGATCAGAACATTCGCGTGGTCAGTCTGATGCACGTGGGCGGCGACGGCTGGCTGAAGACGCTGGATTTCGTGCCGCAGAGCGCGCAGCATCTGCGTGACATTCTCTCCGCCGGCGAGCGAGGAGACGGCAGCAGCATTTTCGCCGGACTCGGCATCTCAGCGGGAGCATCGGACATCATATTGCACGCGCGTCCGCAGACGGCTTTCCTCGATCCCTTCGCGGCCGAGCCGACGCTGGCCGTATTGTGCGGTCATCTGGGTCGCGACGGCAAGCCGCTGCCGGTCTCGCCGGATACCGTCTTGAATCTGGCCTATGAGCGCTTGAAACACGAGACCGGCGTGGACCTCCATGGGCTGGGCGAGGTCGAATACTTCGTGGGAAGATTGACGGGAGACGGAGATACGCATGGCACGTACGATCGCGGCTACCACGCGACGGCTCCGTTTGTGTTCGGCGAGAAACTGCGGCGGCAGGCGCTATCCACGCTGGCGGATATGGGAGTTCCCATCAAGTACGGACACAGCGAAGTCGGCTACATTCCTCCTGACGGCGGTGACCACTGGATTTGGGAACAGCATGAAGTGGAGATGCAACTTCAGCCGCTTCCGCGGGCCGCCGAGAGTGTGGTTCTCACGCATTGGGTGCTGCGCAATCTGGCCGTACAACATGGAATGCGCTGTAGTTTCGATCCGATCGTGAAACCGGGCCACGCCGGAAACGGGATGCATTTTCACCTTGCTCTGCAAACCGGCGGTAAGTATCAGAGCGTGCACGATAGCAAGGGGCAACTGCGCGCCGTTTCCAAGTGGCTGATCGGCGGACTCGTGCAATACGGCGGAGTCCTGATGGCATTCGGCAATCGCAGCCGTGAGTCTTTCGTCAGACTCATGCAGGGCAAGGAAGCTCCCAATACCGTGACGTGGGGTCGCTACAACCGCAAAGCTCTCGTGCGATTGCCGATTGTTCCGCGCGATGCGAAGGGCCGTCCGGTGTGCGCCGAGACCATCGAGTACCGCCTGCCCGACGGGTCGGCTCATCCCTATCTACTTCTGGCTGGAATCGCGCAGGCGATGATTGCGGGAAAAAACATGGTTGACCTTGATGAGCGGGTGGCTCACACGGCCATTGACGCGACTCCCGATGTCCACGACGACGCGACCCGCGTACCACGCACCTTCGGCGAGGTCGTGGAGGCTCTGGAGACTCATCGCCAGGTGTTCGAGGCGGGAGGAGTCTTTCCCACTCAGCAGATTGACAGTGTGATCGAGAACCTGCGAGACACGCTCCGCGAGGTGCCGCGCTCGAGCTGA
- a CDS encoding Na+/H+ antiporter NhaC family protein, with translation MKFLWFKIITLFVFLPGASAFAQATGESVTAGWISILPPVVAIGLALLLRQVLISLLCGVWLGAALMEGNALTGLLRTVDTYVVGALADADHVAVVLFSLLLGGMVGIISRSGGTAGLVLRLTNWCRTTRSTQLAGWTMGLVMFFDDYANSLVVGPSMRPLTDRLRISREKLAYIVDSTAAPVASLAVISTWIGFEIGLISDAFRAIGVEANAYWVFVQTLPYRFYAIIALALVAMVAIMRRDVGAMWKAETRARSTGLLLREGATPLADFDRLERDRPEGTPAPAHFAWIPVVAFILVALIGLWYDGSKSLGTSAPLYQIIGAASPFRTLLWASMAAVVTAALFPLITRRLSVQGVMDAFLSGVQSMNIAVIILILAWSLGQVCKDMGTAVFVVRAIEPVLSPHLLPAVVFVTAAVISFATGTSWGTMAILMPIAVPAAHQMIGGDVTGGHFTPHVAHLGTIAAVLTGSIFGDHCSPISDTTILSSMCSACDHVDHVRTQMPYALAGGIIATLTGYLPGGWGVSPWICMAAGLAVTWAWLRIVGRRVDT, from the coding sequence GTGAAGTTTCTCTGGTTCAAGATCATTACGTTGTTCGTTTTCCTGCCCGGCGCGTCCGCGTTCGCGCAAGCCACGGGTGAATCCGTGACGGCGGGATGGATTTCCATTCTGCCGCCGGTGGTGGCGATCGGTCTCGCGTTGCTTCTTCGGCAAGTGCTCATCTCGTTGCTCTGTGGAGTCTGGCTGGGCGCAGCGCTTATGGAAGGCAACGCCCTGACCGGACTCCTGCGCACCGTGGATACCTACGTCGTGGGCGCGCTGGCCGACGCCGATCACGTGGCGGTGGTGTTATTCAGCCTGCTGCTGGGGGGAATGGTGGGAATCATTTCGCGGTCGGGCGGCACGGCCGGACTGGTGCTTCGGCTCACGAATTGGTGCCGCACGACGCGCTCCACCCAGTTGGCCGGCTGGACGATGGGTCTTGTGATGTTCTTTGACGACTACGCGAATAGTCTGGTGGTCGGCCCTTCGATGCGGCCGCTCACCGACCGCCTGCGAATCTCGCGCGAAAAGCTCGCCTACATCGTGGATTCCACCGCCGCGCCGGTCGCATCGCTGGCGGTAATCTCGACGTGGATCGGCTTCGAGATCGGACTGATTTCCGATGCCTTCCGCGCCATCGGCGTCGAAGCCAACGCCTATTGGGTGTTCGTACAGACTCTCCCGTATCGCTTCTATGCGATTATTGCACTCGCGCTGGTGGCGATGGTTGCGATCATGCGCCGCGACGTGGGAGCCATGTGGAAGGCGGAGACCCGCGCGCGTTCCACCGGGCTTCTGCTCCGCGAGGGAGCCACGCCTTTGGCCGATTTCGACCGCCTCGAGCGCGACCGTCCCGAAGGAACTCCCGCGCCCGCCCATTTTGCGTGGATTCCGGTGGTCGCGTTCATTCTGGTCGCTCTCATCGGACTGTGGTATGACGGCTCGAAGTCGCTGGGTACGAGCGCTCCGCTCTATCAGATCATCGGCGCGGCTTCACCGTTTCGCACGCTGCTCTGGGCTTCGATGGCCGCCGTCGTGACCGCCGCGCTGTTTCCGCTCATCACCCGGCGCTTGAGCGTGCAGGGCGTGATGGACGCTTTTCTGTCCGGCGTGCAGTCCATGAACATCGCGGTCATTATTCTCATTCTGGCCTGGTCGCTTGGTCAGGTGTGCAAGGACATGGGAACGGCGGTCTTCGTGGTGCGGGCGATCGAGCCGGTGTTGTCGCCGCATCTTTTGCCCGCGGTAGTGTTCGTGACGGCGGCGGTGATCTCGTTTGCCACCGGCACGTCGTGGGGAACCATGGCGATTCTCATGCCGATTGCCGTCCCGGCGGCGCATCAGATGATCGGCGGCGATGTTACAGGCGGGCACTTCACTCCCCACGTTGCGCACCTCGGAACCATCGCGGCGGTGTTAACCGGTTCGATCTTCGGCGATCATTGTTCGCCCATTTCCGACACCACGATTCTCTCTTCGATGTGTTCGGCTTGCGACCACGTGGATCACGTGCGAACGCAGATGCCGTATGCGCTCGCGGGCGGAATTATCGCCACGCTCACCGGCTACCTTCCCGGCGGCTGGGGCGTGTCGCCGTGGATCTGCATGGCCGCCGGCCTGGCCGTGACGTGGGCCTGGCTGCGTATCGTGGGAAGGCGCGTGGATACATAG
- a CDS encoding tetratricopeptide repeat protein produces MRQLGTIGIVILAFACCAFARDVNYAQFANVIRDQIEHRRGDQIALGLTPVLSPTDSLILKLDSALTAYRFGEVDGLLAALARIGADTTADARELRYKWLFIRDDLRAVDSLTQIDLAYNPFDGVAWTVRGELMYRLLDYDSALACFGRVHLPEKDTLEVGGYERFWTDVVNSRADDAIHGIGRVYQKQNRFQESLDTLSLLFNEHTLDSDVLFDVGYSLIFLGRTSEAIDVFEAILNWDERHEKAHYFLGNGFTRLNYTQLAEKYPLAVADSNAIEALQPALDLYAQGKLDEARQVALIVAVAMSFPTGVKPWTLLASIDWVQGRMDDAAEGFRVALRYYPEYGRAHAGLAKALEGMRMRQSVHRARAEAIFAATPTPKVPRIEEYILNWHSLSPRHQKQVALSVQPWKTYLPVLVESGSGHYIKPLHELLSECPGLETIRDQRIEYDSRLWDDVRGCGGFTTVTGVEDVERSIYFGYNTVLHELTHQVHGVFPPDDLQRIADAFHAARAREDGDTVTFMSQYQQASVWEYFAEGANAYYTPRRDEYDTRDIVRERLLERDPRLLETVEYYLRAPNLEACYAIGLCNASDNEQEKQELERALEFAERARARDPLAERALSTLSHVHSLRDEDKLATGNADAMISSYPNKAESYVRSAEARFCTNGDAEECIKILGQGLARADSTERKRVRRELGRYLWHAGRYGEAAEHYRAILREVRDDPGGLWGLGVVLGDAGNVEAADSAFREAIARRSGVVELRLAYARFLIRANRLDVADAQITEAELLAPTDPEVRTMRAWLMFEKYQAASVVDTLKEVVQELPEFRFAAVLLMHVQRKLDLEIDPEFAAIVTAMAETDVPIWVFVPRKASYEIMCTWPRWQREMLEEVLEGE; encoded by the coding sequence GTGAGACAACTTGGCACTATCGGGATTGTGATTCTCGCCTTCGCGTGCTGTGCGTTTGCGCGGGATGTCAATTATGCGCAGTTCGCGAACGTCATCCGCGATCAAATCGAGCACCGTCGCGGGGACCAGATTGCGCTGGGTTTGACACCCGTGCTTTCGCCCACAGACAGTCTGATCCTCAAATTGGACAGTGCGCTGACCGCCTATCGCTTCGGCGAAGTGGACGGGTTGCTGGCTGCGCTGGCTCGAATCGGAGCGGACACCACGGCCGACGCGCGCGAACTACGTTACAAGTGGCTCTTCATACGCGACGATCTGCGGGCGGTGGATTCCCTGACGCAGATTGATCTCGCGTACAATCCTTTCGATGGCGTGGCGTGGACGGTGCGCGGCGAGCTCATGTACCGGCTGCTTGACTACGACAGTGCGCTGGCTTGCTTTGGAAGAGTTCACTTGCCGGAGAAGGATACGCTCGAAGTGGGAGGGTATGAACGCTTCTGGACGGATGTTGTGAACTCGCGCGCCGATGATGCGATTCACGGAATCGGAAGGGTGTATCAGAAGCAGAATCGTTTTCAGGAATCGCTCGATACGTTGAGCCTTCTGTTCAATGAACATACCCTCGATTCCGACGTCCTGTTCGACGTAGGCTATTCCCTGATCTTCTTGGGACGAACGTCGGAAGCGATTGACGTGTTCGAAGCGATCCTGAATTGGGACGAGCGGCACGAGAAAGCTCATTACTTTCTCGGCAACGGCTTCACCCGCCTGAACTACACGCAGCTCGCCGAGAAGTACCCGCTCGCCGTCGCCGATTCCAACGCCATCGAAGCATTGCAGCCTGCCCTCGATTTGTACGCGCAAGGCAAGCTCGACGAGGCGCGGCAGGTTGCGCTGATCGTCGCGGTGGCCATGTCGTTTCCGACCGGCGTGAAGCCGTGGACGCTGCTGGCCTCGATTGACTGGGTACAGGGGCGAATGGACGACGCGGCGGAAGGATTCCGGGTGGCGCTCCGGTACTATCCCGAATACGGCCGCGCGCACGCCGGACTGGCCAAGGCTCTCGAAGGGATGCGAATGCGGCAGAGCGTTCACCGAGCGCGGGCCGAGGCGATCTTTGCGGCTACGCCGACGCCGAAGGTGCCGCGCATCGAAGAGTATATTCTCAATTGGCACAGCCTTTCGCCGCGTCACCAGAAACAGGTCGCGCTTTCGGTTCAGCCGTGGAAAACCTACCTGCCGGTGCTGGTCGAGAGCGGCAGTGGCCACTACATCAAGCCGCTTCACGAACTGCTTTCGGAGTGTCCCGGTCTTGAAACGATCCGCGATCAGCGCATCGAATACGACTCGCGGCTGTGGGATGACGTGCGCGGGTGCGGCGGATTCACGACCGTGACCGGTGTCGAGGACGTCGAACGCTCCATCTATTTCGGATATAACACGGTTCTCCACGAACTGACGCATCAGGTGCATGGTGTATTCCCGCCCGATGATTTGCAGCGAATTGCCGACGCGTTCCATGCCGCGCGGGCGCGCGAGGACGGCGATACCGTCACGTTCATGAGCCAATATCAGCAGGCCAGCGTGTGGGAGTATTTCGCGGAAGGCGCCAACGCGTATTACACGCCGCGCCGCGATGAATATGACACGCGGGACATCGTGCGCGAGCGGCTTTTAGAGCGAGATCCGCGGCTGCTGGAAACCGTGGAGTACTATCTGCGGGCGCCGAATCTCGAAGCCTGCTATGCAATCGGACTTTGCAACGCTTCAGACAACGAGCAGGAGAAGCAGGAACTTGAGCGCGCTCTTGAATTCGCGGAGCGGGCGCGCGCGCGAGACCCGCTCGCCGAACGCGCACTGAGTACGCTCTCGCACGTTCATTCGCTGCGCGACGAGGATAAATTGGCCACCGGCAACGCGGATGCCATGATCTCGTCGTACCCGAACAAGGCGGAATCCTACGTCCGTTCGGCGGAGGCGCGGTTCTGCACGAACGGCGATGCCGAAGAATGTATCAAGATTCTTGGGCAAGGTCTGGCACGTGCGGATTCCACGGAACGCAAGCGAGTTCGCCGCGAACTGGGCCGCTATCTGTGGCACGCGGGACGATACGGAGAAGCGGCCGAGCACTATCGCGCGATCCTCAGGGAAGTGCGCGACGATCCGGGCGGATTGTGGGGCTTGGGTGTGGTTCTCGGCGACGCGGGCAACGTGGAAGCGGCCGACAGCGCCTTTCGCGAGGCGATCGCCCGACGATCCGGTGTGGTCGAATTGCGACTCGCGTACGCGAGGTTTCTGATTCGAGCGAACAGATTGGACGTGGCCGACGCGCAAATCACCGAGGCGGAACTGCTCGCTCCCACGGATCCTGAAGTGCGAACAATGCGGGCGTGGCTGATGTTCGAGAAATACCAAGCGGCGAGCGTGGTGGACACACTGAAAGAAGTGGTGCAGGAACTTCCGGAGTTTCGCTTCGCTGCCGTGCTGCTCATGCACGTGCAACGGAAATTGGATTTGGAAATTGATCCGGAATTTGCTGCTATCGTGACGGCCATGGCCGAGACCGACGTGCCGATTTGGGTGTTCGTGCCCCGTAAAGCGTCCTACGAAATCATGTGCACCTGGCCGAGGTGGCAGCGCGAGATGCTGGAAGAAGTTCTTGAGGGCGAGTAA
- a CDS encoding OPT/YSL family transporter produces the protein MAVASTPPKTPVQAEPQFSELTLRAVLSGLIVGSLIGASNICIGLKIGWTFGASITAAVISFALFKSLSGVLKRPYGAKENLITATAGSSAGTMASAGGLVACIPAFEMYLQQQGKSLLSYEQLVIWAISIAFLGVFFAVPLRKQMVVREKLRYPTGMAAGETIKAMYASGAEALKKAKILLWAGVIAASLKLLYNIKPLGIGKFEDISLDDVGLASVTILGIAVAALRIGINASPMMLGAGILIGPKVGWSLFAGAILAWGIIAPTLFDMGIVEFTTDREVYKNAFKFVLWPGVACMVAAGFASLGLQYQVIGNTFKSFMKILRGKKAETAVVEEDLDDAPDPFPMKWWAVGMVAATALTTTLAHLYFGIPIWMAILAVVLSFFIASIAVRATGETDINPVGAMGKITQVVYGALHPGYIPTNLMTAGITAAGASQAGDLMHDLKAGYMLKVSIRRQVITQLIGVITGVFTAAAVYRLLTAAYTIPGDQFSGPAVIAWFAMAELLAKGLSSLPSGAIGASLIGAIVGVAIPIIGKFNKKVGKWLPSPIALGIAFMVPAYYSISMWLGAFITWLYNRKDAEAVDKYGPSLASGLIAGEGLMMVVVAILLILGVSWV, from the coding sequence ATGGCAGTTGCCTCCACGCCTCCCAAGACACCAGTACAAGCGGAACCGCAATTTTCCGAACTCACTTTACGCGCGGTGCTCTCGGGCCTCATCGTCGGCTCGCTGATCGGTGCCAGCAATATCTGCATCGGACTTAAGATCGGCTGGACGTTCGGCGCTTCCATTACCGCGGCGGTGATTTCGTTCGCACTGTTCAAGAGCCTGAGTGGAGTTCTGAAGCGTCCCTACGGCGCGAAAGAAAATCTCATCACCGCCACGGCCGGAAGCTCGGCGGGAACGATGGCCTCGGCGGGTGGATTAGTGGCCTGCATTCCCGCGTTCGAAATGTACCTCCAGCAGCAGGGAAAAAGCCTGCTCAGCTACGAGCAGCTCGTCATCTGGGCGATTTCGATTGCGTTCCTCGGAGTGTTCTTCGCCGTGCCGCTGCGCAAGCAAATGGTGGTGCGCGAGAAACTCCGCTATCCAACCGGTATGGCCGCCGGTGAAACGATCAAGGCCATGTACGCTTCGGGCGCGGAAGCGCTCAAGAAAGCCAAGATCCTGCTCTGGGCGGGCGTCATCGCCGCTTCTCTCAAACTACTCTACAACATCAAGCCGCTGGGGATCGGAAAGTTTGAAGATATCTCGCTCGACGATGTCGGTCTGGCGAGCGTGACGATTCTCGGAATTGCCGTGGCCGCGCTGCGCATCGGGATCAACGCGTCGCCGATGATGCTGGGCGCGGGAATTCTCATCGGCCCGAAAGTCGGATGGTCGCTCTTCGCCGGTGCCATTCTCGCGTGGGGAATTATCGCGCCCACGCTGTTCGATATGGGGATCGTGGAGTTCACCACCGACAGAGAAGTGTACAAGAACGCTTTCAAATTCGTGCTGTGGCCCGGCGTAGCCTGCATGGTGGCGGCCGGATTTGCCAGTCTGGGTTTGCAGTATCAGGTCATCGGCAACACCTTCAAATCGTTTATGAAAATCCTCAGAGGTAAAAAAGCCGAAACCGCCGTAGTCGAGGAAGATCTGGATGACGCGCCCGATCCGTTCCCCATGAAGTGGTGGGCGGTGGGCATGGTGGCGGCGACCGCGCTGACGACCACGCTCGCGCATCTCTATTTCGGAATTCCGATCTGGATGGCCATCCTCGCGGTGGTGCTCTCGTTTTTCATCGCCTCGATTGCGGTGCGAGCGACGGGCGAAACCGATATCAATCCGGTCGGCGCGATGGGCAAGATCACACAGGTGGTTTACGGCGCGCTGCATCCGGGATACATTCCCACCAATCTCATGACGGCGGGAATCACCGCGGCGGGAGCGAGTCAGGCCGGCGACCTCATGCACGATCTCAAGGCGGGCTACATGCTGAAGGTCTCGATCCGCCGGCAGGTCATCACGCAGCTCATCGGCGTCATCACCGGTGTGTTCACGGCGGCGGCGGTCTATCGGCTCTTGACGGCGGCCTACACGATTCCCGGCGATCAGTTCTCGGGTCCGGCGGTAATCGCGTGGTTCGCGATGGCCGAGCTGCTGGCGAAAGGTCTCTCGTCGCTGCCGTCAGGTGCGATCGGCGCTTCACTGATCGGCGCGATTGTCGGCGTGGCCATTCCCATCATCGGCAAGTTCAACAAGAAAGTCGGCAAGTGGCTGCCCTCGCCGATTGCGCTGGGAATCGCGTTCATGGTTCCCGCGTATTACTCGATTTCGATGTGGTTGGGCGCGTTCATCACCTGGCTCTACAATCGCAAAGACGCGGAAGCCGTGGACAAATACGGCCCGTCGCTGGCGTCGGGTCTGATCGCGGGCGAAGGGCTGATGATGGTGGTGGTGGCGATTCTGCTTATTCTGGGAGTAAGTTGGGTGTGA